The Limibacillus sp. sequence TCTGGGAGGAATTAAAGGCCTGGGCCGCGGAAGAGAACCTGTCCCTCAACGCCCTGGTCTCGCAACTGGACGAAGGACGACAGACCAACCTCTCAAGCTGCCTCAGGGTCGCCGTGCTGCGGCGCCTTCAAGACCGGCTGGCCGAGCAGGAGGCCAAGGCGAAGCGCTTGCCTACTGCGTGAGTTTCTCCAGGATCCCCTTGATCAAGGCGTCCGGGTCCGGCTCCTGCCGTTTGGGCTGGGGCGGCGGCGCGGGCTTGGGCTCCGGGATCACCGGGATCACCGGGGCCGCCTGCTCCGTCTCCTGGGGCGCGGCTTCGGGCTCAGGAGAGGCCTCCGGCTCCGGTTGCGGCTCGGGTTGCGGCTCAGGTTCGGGCGAAGGCGCGGCCTGCTGTCCCTGAGGCGCCGGCGCTTCCTGTTGCTGGCTTTGAGGGACCAGTCCCGGCACCACCTTTTGCAATTGATCCATCAGGGGATTACCGGTTGAAGCGCCGCTTTCCTGGGAATCCGTGCCGCCGTCCTGCTGGCCGCCGTCCTTTTGGCCGCTGCCCGAGGTGGCGGCGCCCGGCGTTGTGAAGGCCCGGCCGGCGACGCGGTAGTTGGGCTCGTCCAGCGGTCCCTTGGCCTCAAGCGTCAGGTAGGGCGGCTGGCCGGGCGCGTCCTCGTTGCGGTAGAGGTCGGCGGTGGTCTCCAGCGTCCAACCCGGCAGATCGACACGCAAGCGGTCCTCCAGCCGCGCGCGGTCGCTCTCCAGCTTCAGATCGTTGGAGGTGAGGATCCCGGCGTCGATGCGGTAGCTGCCGCTGAGCTCGGCGGGCCGCCCGGCGAAGGCGTTGAAGAAACTGTTCGCCGAGGCCGTGACGCCTTGAAGCTCCTTGACCTTCTGACCCAGGATCGTGAGCGCGAGGTTGCCCAGCCGCTCCTCCTCCTTCACTTCGAAGGTGAGCGTGCCGCCGACCTTGCCGAGGCCGCTCAGATTCTCGACCAGTTCGGCTTCGCTCCGCCCGGTGCTGTTCAGCGTGCCGCTCAGCGTCACCG is a genomic window containing:
- a CDS encoding ribbon-helix-helix domain-containing protein; translated protein: MPGSSQTKRSVTVAGHRTSLSLEDIFWEELKAWAAEENLSLNALVSQLDEGRQTNLSSCLRVAVLRRLQDRLAEQEAKAKRLPTA